From a region of the Oryza sativa Japonica Group chromosome 6, ASM3414082v1 genome:
- the LOC4341550 gene encoding uncharacterized protein yields MADETLDLNEPPHENQGGGLNYVLLQKDSKNICRTKVCDIPVKVPSVWSIVRFVPTKVYQQCDFLKFSLLPEPEDDRQNIEWGKFMRFLWDNQRVAVVRFSSFALHIFPPQSHESHERPNFSHAVVMYEQKDPGDCKPMAGVSDALKRSYRSDFQSGSMNPKSYLREEICDSGPNPKEMNASRVTELHKSVPESSPCESVEDGPRILDPIVKKRTTTLAKNFVSTDPSYLRTLSQTHAGWVFGAIAELIDNSRDADASRLNISVKSLFSKKADKKIPVLSVIDDGHGMTCAEMMRMISFGHKRPDKQRQDQIGRFGIGFKTGAMKLGRDAIVLTQTSSSRSVAFLSQSFNENKDNLEIPVVTYRKEGQYMEVDSSVQSEATAEYNLNAIKEFSPFNEYFIGEKLGIFGEDGTGTQIYIWNLDRWGADYTLDWSSGKPSEDPVHHGRGDILIRSRRVRLRPGQTSNNVPLDYSLQSYLEVMFLNPRMKISVQGSSVKTRPLAKTLNKTSVISGEIMGRTIQLTLGRSNVEWDRMNCGIFLYWHGRLIESYKRVGGQKHNADMGRGVIGVADITDLIDDEDGNSWVLNSKQGFQDCEMYAKLEEWLGRKADEYWDTNFDTLELRKGSERYKADHEWVQCYSCRKWRILNAGFDTKSLPDEWFCYMPPFNGKCEVAEQQMARGVIVIGEKRSEHDKRDRITQQEEVAKVNARETRSDDSQSQKFTQDEDVKDVKLISTVVNKKRKSSNGTRSMDKNNSEDKHDDAEGDSSQTQPGTPRPVLKRIRRGPARSCKQS; encoded by the exons ATGGCGGATGAAACACTTGATTTGAATGAGCCGCCACATGAAAATCAAG GTGGTGGCTTGAACTATGTATTATTACAAAAAGATTCTAAGAACATATGCCGCACCAAAGTCTGTGATATTCCAGTTAAAGT GCCCTCGGTTTGGTCAATTGTTAGGTTTGTGCCAACTAAGGTGTACCAGCAGTGTGATTTCCTGAAATTTTCACTGCTTCCTGAACCTGAAGATGATCGTCAGAATATTGAATGGGGAAAGTTCATGCGTTTCCTCTGGGACAATCAGAGG GTTGCTGTAGTTAGATTCAGCTCCTTTGCCTTACATATTTTCCCTCCTCAATCTCATGAATCTCATGAACGCCCTAACTTCTCACATGCGGTGGTCATGTATGAGCAAAAAGATCCTGGAGACTGCAAACCGATGGCTGGAGTATCTG ATGCTTTAAAAAGGTCATACAGAAGTGATTTCCAATCTGGCTCGATGAATCCAAAGTCATATTTGAGAGAGGAGATTTGTGATAGTGGCCCAAATCCTAAGGAGATGAATGCCTCGCGTGTCACAGAGCTGCACAAATCAGTTCCAGAATCATCACCATGTGAGTCTGTTGAAGATGGCCCTAGAATTTTAGATCCAATAGTGAAAAAGAGAACCACCACTCTTGCAAAAAATTTTGTCAGCACGGATCCTAGTTATCTGCGAACACTCAGTCAGACACATGCTGGCTGGGTCTTTGGAGCAATAGCAGAGCTCATTGACAACTCTAGAGATGCAGATGCATCAAG GTTGAATATTTCAGTCAAATCATTGTTTTCGAAGAAAGCAGACAAAAAAATCCCTGTCTTGTCTGTAATTGATGATGGGCATGGAATGACTTGTGCTGAAATGATGAGAATGATCTCATTCGGTCACAAAAGACCGGATAAGCAACGCCAGGATCAAATTGGGAGGTTTGGAATTGGATTTAAG ACTGGTGCTATGAAACTTGGCAGAGATGCAATTGTGCTAACCCAAACTTCATCTTCCAGATCAGTGGCCTTCCTATCTCAGTCTTTTAATGAAAATAAAGAT AATCTTGAGATACCTGTGGTGACATATCGTAAAGAAGGGCAATACATGGAAGTTGATTCAAGTGTCCAATCTGAAGCTACTGCTGAATATAACCTGAATGCTATTAAGGAATTTTCTCCCTTCAATGAGTATTTCATTGGAGAAAAGCTAGGGATATTTGGTGAAGACGGTACTGGAACACAGATTTATATATGGAATTTAGATAGATGGGGTGCAGATTACACCTTGGACTGGAGTTCAGGGAAGCCATCTGAAGATCCTGTCCACCATGGTCGTGGAGACATACTAATCCGTTCAAGAAGAGTCAGATTGCGCCCAGGACAAACAAGTAACAAT GTACCATTGGACTATTCTCTTCAGTCCTATTTGGAAGTTATGTTCCTGAATCCTCGGATGAAGATCTCTGTCCAAGGGTCTTCG GTCAAAACTCGCCCTTTAGCAAAGACCCTTAACAAGACATCTGTTATATCTGGTGAAATAATGGGTAGGACTATTCAATTGACCCTTGGAAGGAGCAATGTAGAATGGGACAGAATGAACTGTGGAATTTTCTTGTATTGGCATGGCCGTCTAATAGAG TCTTACAAACGAGTTGGAGGTCAAAAGCATAATGCTGACATGGGACGTGGAGTAATTGGAGTTGCAGATATCACAGACCTTATT GATGATGAAGATGGTAATTCATGGGTTCTTAACAGTAAACAAGGGTTCCAAGATTGTGAAATGTATGCTAAACTGGAGGAGTGGCTTGGTAGGAAAGCGGATGAATACTGGGATACAAATTTTGACACTCTCGAATTG AGAAAAGGGAGTGAGCGCTATAAGGCTGATCATGAGTGGGTTCAGTGCTACAGCTGTCGTAAATGGAGAATATTGAATGCAGGCTTCGATACAAAGTCTCTGCCAGATGAATG GTTTTGCTACATGCCACCATTCAATGGGAAATGTGAGGTTGCAGAGCAACAAATGGCACGTGGTGTCATTGTGATAGGTGAGAAACGATCTGAACATGATAAGCGTGATAGGATTACCCAGCAGGAAGAGGTGGCTAAGGTAAATGCAAGAGAAACTAGGTCCGATGACAGCCAGTCTCAAAAATTTACTCAAGATGAAGATGTGAAG GACGTCAAACTAATCTCAACGGTTGTCAACAAGAAAAGGAAATCATCCAATGGGACCCGGTCGATGGACAAAAACAACAGCGAAGATAAGCATG ATGATGCTGAAGGCGACTCCTCACAAACTCAGCCTGGTACCCCTCGCCCTGTTTTGAAGAGGATACGTAGGGGCCCTGCTAGAAGTTGTAAGCAGTCATGA